A window of the Atribacterota bacterium genome harbors these coding sequences:
- the rpsU gene encoding 30S ribosomal protein S21 — translation MATIIVREDEEFDHALKRFKKECQKSGIISDIKKHEYYEKPSERRKRKLIAAQRKKKRRGRY, via the coding sequence ATGGCAACTATAATAGTAAGAGAAGATGAAGAATTTGATCACGCTTTAAAGCGTTTTAAAAAAGAATGCCAGAAAAGTGGGATTATTTCTGATATTAAGAAACATGAATATTACGAAAAACCCAGCGAAAGAAGAAAAAGAAAATTAATAGCAGCTCAAAGAAAAAAGAAAAGGAGAGGTAGATATTAA